A portion of the Flavobacterium magnum genome contains these proteins:
- a CDS encoding DUF885 domain-containing protein, which yields MIRKIYIAAFSLVLLASCAKEKSSEPNTAFEQYKKNFVDALWQHFPNFAASSGFHKYDGILVVNDAGMRAKQLAFAKDNLDSLARYDPKTLDPANFTDYKMVQNMLQSFIFEINEMKSWEWNPSEYNISGPFAEILNGTYEPLSVRLRNISRKLEEVPAYYASAKQNIRNPTIEHTELAIAQNTGGLSVFEKDLPEALRKSGLSANEKEAIARKSAIAVRAIKDYIDWLRQLKNPAPRDFRLGKTLYDKKFEFDIQSAYTPSEMYDKAVAHKNELHRKMLVIAEKLWPKYLGSTPKPSDKKQLIRMVIDRISLQHTKPELFQQAIEKQLPELLAFIKQKDLLYIDPSKPLEVRKEPDYMAGVAGASISAPGPYDKNAKTYYNVGSLSGWSAEQAESYLREYNDYILQILNIHEAIPGHYTQLVYSNQSPSLIKSIAGNGAMVEGWAVYAELMMLENGYANSDEMWLMYYKWNLRSTCNTILDIGVHTKNLGKQQAMDLLTHEAFQQQAEAEGKWRRVTLTQVQLCSYFSGFSEICELRTDYKKQLGAKFSLKDFHSKFLSFGSAPVKYIRELMVDKR from the coding sequence ATGATCAGAAAAATATACATTGCGGCGTTTTCACTAGTACTTCTGGCGTCCTGTGCGAAAGAAAAATCGTCAGAGCCGAATACCGCGTTTGAGCAGTATAAGAAAAACTTCGTCGATGCACTCTGGCAGCATTTTCCGAATTTTGCAGCGTCAAGTGGTTTCCACAAATACGATGGTATACTGGTGGTCAACGATGCCGGCATGCGCGCGAAACAGCTCGCGTTTGCAAAGGATAATCTGGATTCTTTAGCGCGATACGACCCGAAAACACTCGATCCGGCGAACTTCACTGACTATAAGATGGTACAGAATATGCTGCAGTCCTTCATTTTTGAAATCAATGAAATGAAGTCGTGGGAATGGAACCCTTCGGAATACAACATAAGCGGTCCGTTCGCTGAAATACTGAACGGCACGTATGAGCCTTTGTCGGTGAGATTACGGAACATCAGCCGCAAACTGGAAGAGGTGCCCGCCTATTATGCCTCGGCAAAACAAAACATCAGGAATCCAACCATTGAACATACGGAACTGGCCATCGCGCAAAATACGGGCGGTTTGTCGGTTTTTGAAAAAGACCTTCCGGAAGCACTCCGGAAATCCGGCCTGTCGGCAAATGAAAAAGAGGCGATAGCGCGTAAAAGCGCCATTGCAGTCCGTGCGATCAAGGACTATATCGACTGGCTCAGGCAATTGAAAAATCCGGCACCACGGGATTTCAGGCTCGGCAAAACGTTGTATGACAAGAAGTTTGAATTCGACATCCAATCCGCATATACGCCTTCGGAAATGTATGACAAGGCGGTGGCGCACAAAAACGAGTTGCATCGCAAGATGCTTGTGATTGCCGAAAAACTCTGGCCAAAATATTTGGGAAGTACGCCAAAGCCATCCGACAAAAAACAGCTAATCCGCATGGTGATTGACCGGATTTCACTGCAGCACACCAAACCGGAACTTTTCCAGCAGGCCATTGAAAAGCAATTGCCCGAACTGCTGGCGTTTATCAAACAGAAGGACCTTTTGTATATTGATCCTTCGAAACCACTCGAGGTACGTAAGGAGCCTGATTACATGGCGGGTGTGGCGGGTGCGTCGATCTCGGCACCCGGACCCTACGATAAAAATGCAAAGACCTATTATAATGTTGGGTCGCTTTCAGGTTGGAGCGCCGAGCAGGCTGAAAGTTACCTGCGTGAGTACAATGACTATATCCTGCAAATTCTGAATATCCATGAAGCGATCCCGGGTCATTATACACAACTGGTGTACAGCAACCAATCTCCAAGCCTGATCAAGTCGATAGCCGGAAATGGCGCGATGGTGGAGGGTTGGGCCGTTTATGCCGAGTTGATGATGCTTGAAAACGGTTACGCCAACTCTGATGAAATGTGGCTGATGTACTATAAATGGAACCTGCGGAGTACCTGCAACACAATCCTCGATATCGGGGTGCATACTAAAAATCTGGGCAAGCAACAGGCTATGGATCTGTTGACACATGAAGCATTTCAGCAACAGGCTGAAGCAGAAGGGAAGTGGCGACGTGTCACGTTGACGCAGGTACAGCTTTGCTCATATTTTTCAGGATTTTCTGAAATTTGCGAGCTTCGTACGGATTACAAAAAACAACTCGGAGCGAAATTCAGCCTGAAGGATTTCCACTCAAAGTTCCTTAGTTTCGGAAGTGCTCCGGTGAAATACATTCGCGAGCTGATGGTCGACAAGAGATAA
- a CDS encoding formimidoylglutamase → MEKLIPFTISDLAKVTNFRSGEIKFGEKMHTVPVGADPEKFMKGCEAKYVLFGIPEDIGVRANYGRPGAASAWQSAVSSIANIQHNRFCKGSRILVLGALDVKSEMAEVENLDFNILEDRVKLSAVVSRIDKEVAHIIFTIIKAGKTPIVIGGGHNNAYGNIKGAALAFGKPVNAVNFDAHSDFRILEGRHSGNGFSYAYEEGFLRKYFIFGLHESYTSKNVLDIIKKIEDRVRYNTYDEVKIRKQKDFEMEMFNALNFIRNDRFGIEIDLDALPNIASSAMTMSGYSIEETRLFVSYFAKSPNAAYLHICEGAPDLGEDKNKHLIGKLIGYLVTDFIKANYEVIEN, encoded by the coding sequence ATGGAAAAACTGATTCCTTTTACCATTTCTGATCTGGCGAAGGTGACCAATTTCAGGAGTGGGGAAATCAAATTCGGGGAGAAGATGCATACGGTACCTGTAGGCGCTGACCCCGAAAAGTTCATGAAAGGCTGCGAAGCGAAATATGTACTTTTCGGTATTCCTGAAGATATCGGGGTGCGGGCGAATTACGGCAGGCCCGGCGCAGCATCCGCCTGGCAAAGCGCCGTGAGCAGTATCGCAAACATTCAGCACAATCGTTTCTGTAAAGGCAGCCGGATTCTGGTCTTGGGCGCGCTGGATGTTAAATCGGAAATGGCCGAAGTAGAAAACCTTGACTTCAATATACTCGAAGACCGCGTAAAACTCAGCGCCGTCGTCAGCCGGATTGACAAGGAAGTGGCCCACATCATTTTTACCATTATCAAGGCAGGGAAAACCCCGATCGTTATTGGGGGCGGGCACAATAACGCCTACGGCAATATCAAAGGAGCGGCACTGGCATTCGGGAAACCGGTCAATGCGGTGAACTTTGATGCCCATTCTGATTTCAGGATCCTCGAGGGAAGGCATAGCGGCAACGGCTTTTCATATGCTTACGAAGAGGGCTTTCTCAGGAAATATTTTATTTTCGGGCTGCATGAAAGTTACACGTCCAAAAATGTACTCGATATCATCAAGAAAATTGAGGACCGGGTGCGCTATAATACCTATGACGAAGTAAAGATCCGGAAGCAAAAGGATTTTGAGATGGAAATGTTCAACGCACTGAACTTCATCAGGAACGACCGATTCGGGATTGAAATCGATCTGGACGCGCTGCCCAACATCGCAAGCAGCGCCATGACAATGAGCGGTTATTCGATTGAAGAAACGCGGCTGTTTGTGAGCTACTTTGCGAAGAGCCCGAATGCTGCCTACCTGCACATCTGCGAGGGCGCACCAGACCTGGGCGAAGATAAGAACAAGCACCTGATCGGAAAATTAATCGGGTATCTCGTTACCGACTTTATTAAGGCGAATTATGAGGTTATTGAAAATTGA
- the hutI gene encoding imidazolonepropionase, protein MQTLLNNISQLLQVRDTHIDKVSGAEMAHLPLLENAWLLIEHGLIKDFGLMEDIPDFGMLKKIDCSGRVVLPTWCDSHTHLVYAGNRVREFVDRINGLTYEEIAKRGGGILNSAKILNETPEDDIYEQSVLRLEEVMRQGTGAIEIKSGYGLTTEGELKMLRVIKRLKDNFPVAIKATFLGAHAFPAEFKSDHTAYIDLIIDEMLPAIVKENLADYIDAFLETGYFSVEEAERIMSAGKKYGLPAKIHVNQFTAISGIAACVKHGALSVDHLEIVTDEDIEVLKGSETMPVALPSCSFFISIPYTPARKMIAAGLPLALATDFNPGTTPSGNMNLVVATACIKMKMTPEEAINAATINGAYAMGLAQTHGSITRGKTASLIITKPISTYYQLPYAFGSNLIEDVLIQGELLS, encoded by the coding sequence ATGCAAACCCTGCTTAACAATATCAGCCAGTTATTACAGGTTCGGGACACCCACATCGACAAGGTTTCCGGCGCCGAAATGGCACATTTGCCGCTATTGGAAAATGCCTGGCTACTCATTGAACATGGGCTCATTAAGGATTTCGGATTGATGGAAGATATTCCGGATTTTGGGATGCTGAAGAAAATCGACTGCAGCGGCCGCGTGGTGTTGCCAACGTGGTGCGACAGCCATACCCACCTGGTGTATGCGGGAAACCGCGTCCGGGAATTCGTGGATCGTATCAACGGCTTAACCTACGAGGAGATTGCTAAGCGCGGTGGCGGCATCCTGAATTCGGCTAAAATACTCAACGAAACGCCCGAAGATGATATTTATGAACAATCGGTTTTGAGGCTTGAAGAAGTGATGCGTCAGGGCACCGGCGCCATTGAGATCAAGTCGGGCTACGGACTTACAACGGAAGGGGAATTGAAGATGCTTAGGGTTATAAAAAGGCTGAAAGACAATTTTCCCGTTGCCATTAAAGCAACATTCCTTGGGGCGCACGCCTTTCCAGCCGAATTTAAAAGCGACCATACTGCTTATATTGATCTGATTATTGACGAAATGCTCCCTGCAATCGTAAAAGAAAACCTCGCCGATTACATCGATGCGTTTCTCGAAACCGGTTACTTTTCTGTCGAAGAAGCCGAGCGGATCATGAGCGCCGGAAAGAAATACGGACTCCCGGCCAAAATCCATGTGAATCAATTTACGGCCATCAGCGGGATTGCTGCCTGCGTAAAGCACGGCGCGCTTTCGGTGGATCATCTCGAAATCGTCACCGATGAGGATATTGAAGTACTTAAAGGATCTGAAACCATGCCGGTTGCGCTTCCCTCCTGCTCTTTCTTTATCAGCATTCCATACACGCCTGCTCGGAAAATGATTGCAGCCGGACTTCCGCTTGCGCTTGCAACTGATTTCAATCCGGGGACAACCCCTTCCGGTAACATGAACCTCGTGGTGGCGACTGCCTGCATCAAAATGAAGATGACACCCGAAGAGGCGATCAATGCCGCGACAATCAACGGTGCTTACGCGATGGGACTCGCACAGACGCATGGCAGCATCACCAGGGGGAAAACTGCCAGCCTGATCATCACCAAACCGATATCTACGTATTATCAATTGCCATATGCCTTCGGGAGCAATTTGATTGAAGATGTACTGATTCAGGGTGAATTACTGTCATAA
- the corA gene encoding magnesium/cobalt transporter CorA, translating into MKRIKYSKVRKVQQNFYEYTGSYKSDPVEMQLFVYDEEGFEEYKNVTIDRLRKECEDPQQQHDVKWLNIHGLHDTELIREIGDVLQIEPFMISDVLNVLRRAKIEEYDDMLFFSIKSILEEQDAKSIRIEQVSFFLTDNLIVSFQERKSDFFAHIRERIRTGGGIVRKKKNDYLLYLMLDAIIENFFITIENYEFDIEKLLIEAQKSHRAEFLGMIEHQRENLNYLKRAILPLRDALYTLKSIKDDDEFDGIEKSNYTFFARLHQKTLEILEQIEYDMNNLESASNIFYSSQAQKMNQIMKTLTIFSVIFMPLTFIVGVYGMNFENMPELKTKNGYFIVLGVMFVTVVFMVYYFRRKKWF; encoded by the coding sequence TTGAAACGAATCAAGTACAGTAAGGTCAGGAAAGTCCAGCAAAATTTTTACGAATACACAGGCAGTTATAAGTCGGACCCAGTCGAAATGCAACTTTTTGTATACGACGAAGAGGGCTTTGAAGAATATAAGAATGTTACGATAGACCGCCTTCGCAAGGAATGCGAAGACCCTCAGCAGCAGCACGATGTCAAATGGCTGAACATCCATGGGCTGCATGATACGGAATTGATCCGTGAGATTGGTGACGTATTGCAGATCGAACCCTTTATGATCAGCGATGTCCTCAATGTGCTTCGCCGCGCTAAGATTGAGGAATATGACGACATGCTGTTTTTTAGCATTAAATCGATACTGGAGGAACAGGACGCTAAAAGTATTAGAATTGAGCAGGTTAGTTTTTTTCTTACGGATAACCTGATCGTTTCTTTCCAGGAACGGAAAAGCGATTTCTTTGCGCACATCCGTGAGCGCATCCGCACAGGCGGCGGTATTGTCAGGAAGAAGAAAAATGATTATTTGCTGTACCTGATGCTGGACGCAATCATTGAAAATTTCTTCATTACGATTGAAAATTACGAATTCGATATTGAAAAGCTGCTCATCGAAGCGCAAAAGTCACACCGCGCTGAATTCCTTGGTATGATTGAGCACCAGCGCGAAAACCTGAATTACCTCAAACGCGCAATCCTGCCGCTACGCGACGCGCTGTACACGTTAAAGAGCATAAAGGACGATGACGAGTTTGATGGGATCGAGAAGTCCAATTATACGTTTTTCGCGCGATTACATCAGAAAACACTCGAAATTCTCGAACAGATCGAATACGACATGAATAACCTCGAAAGCGCTTCGAACATTTTTTATTCCTCGCAGGCACAGAAGATGAACCAGATCATGAAGACGCTCACTATTTTCTCCGTGATTTTTATGCCATTGACTTTTATTGTGGGCGTGTATGGGATGAATTTCGAAAACATGCCGGAGCTGAAGACAAAAAACGGCTATTTCATTGTTCTGGGTGTGATGTTCGTGACAGTGGTTTTTATGGTGTACTATTTCCGGCGTAAAAAGTGGTTTTGA